A region from the Xenopus laevis strain J_2021 chromosome 4S, Xenopus_laevis_v10.1, whole genome shotgun sequence genome encodes:
- the wee1.S gene encoding wee1-like protein kinase 1-B (The RefSeq protein has 1 substitution compared to this genomic sequence) encodes MNVQPRNMNVQPRNMNVQPVRHKLFFSDTDEEEEDGHSTGEDSAFQESDSPVSRQREKQEGKPPGGTWEELEEEEGFGSSPIKSPGDFFMSDSPSYRQLAPASPTRSPQGPTSPIPECPGTPPHKTFRKLRLFDTPHTPKSLLSKARGIGSSALRFRGGTLFREAEKAPKPEFVYSTPQVNINPFTPDSLEIQSSAGLCRGRKRALLNDSCGEDMEGSDCELEDEDIRPAKRIPITESNMKSRYATEFHELEKIGSGEFGSVFKCVKRLDGCIYAIKRSKKPLAGSVDEQNALREVYAHAVLGQHPHVVRYYSAWAEDDHMLIQNEYCNGGSLSDVISENYRTMQYFTEPELKDLLLQVARGLKYIHSMSLVHMDIKPSNIFISRTTLPNTAVEEADDEECGSGKVIYKIGDLGHVTRVSSPQVEEGDSRFLANEVLQENYTHLAKADIFALALTVWSAAGAEPFPTNGDQWHEIRQGKLPRVPQLLSQEFVDLIKLMISPDPEKRPSSVALVKHSVLLSASRKSAEQLRIELDAEKFKNALLQKELKKAQIAKAAAEERAHFPDRIATRSTTQNNRTTRLIGKKMNRSVSLTIY; translated from the exons ATGAACGTCCAGCCCCGGAATATGAACGTCCAGCCCCGGAATATGAACGTCCAGCCCGTGCGCCACAAGCTCTTCTTCAGCGACACAgacgaggaggaggaggacggACACAGCACCGGGGAGGACTCGGCTTTTCAAGAGAGCGACTCGCCCGTGTCCCGGCAGAGAGAGAAGCAGGAAGGGAAGCCGCCGGGAGGCTCCTGGGAGGagttggaggaggaggaagggTTCGGATCGTCTCCCATCAAATCGCCCGGGGATTTCTTCATGAGCGACTCCCCGTCCTACCGGCAACTGGCTCCCGCCTCCCCCACCCGATCCCCCCAAGGACCCACATCCCCCATCCCCGAGTGCCCCGGGACCCCGCCCCACAAGACTTTCCGCAAGCTCCGCCTCTTCGACACCCCGCACACCCCCAAG AGTTTATTGTCGAAAGCTCGAGGAATCGGCTCGAGCGCATTGAGGTTTCGAGGCGGGACGCTATTCCGAGAAGCGGAGAAGGCTCCAAAGCCAGAGTTTGTGTACAGCACCCCTCAGGTCAACATCAACCCCTTCACCCCGGATTCCTTGGAAATCCAGTCTTCTGCCGGGCTTTGTCGCGGGAGAAAAAGGGCACTTTTAAATGA CTCCTGTGGGGAAGACATGGAAGGCAGCGACTGTGAACTGGAAGATGAAGACATCCGGCCCGCGAAG CGGATCCCAATAACAGAAAGCAACATGAAGTCTCGATACGCAACAGAATTCCATGAACTGGAGAAAATCGGTTCCGGAGAATTCGGCTCTGTGTTTAAATGCGTGAAGAGACTCGATGGCTGCATCTACGCCATAAAGCGATCGAAGAAGCCCCTTGCCGGCTCTGTGGATGA GCAGAATGCTTTGAGAGAGGTGTATGCACACGCTGTATTGGGACAGCACCCCCATGTGGTCCGATACTACTCCGCTTGGGCAGAAGATGACCACATGCTCATTCAGAATGAGTATTGTAATG GCGGGAGCTTGTCTGATGTCATCAGTGAGAATTACAGGACGATGCAATATTTCACGGAGCCAGAATTAAAGGATTTGCTCTTGCAAGTGGCTCGCGGCCTGAAATATATTCACTCCATGTCACTGGTGCACATGGACATAAAGCCGA GTAACATATTCATATCAAGGACGACCCTCCCAAACACGGCAGTCGAAGAAGCGGACGATGAGGAATGTGGCTCCGGAAAAGTAATCTATAAAATAG GTGATCTTGGTCACGTAACAAGAGTCTCCAGTCCCCAAGTGGAAGAAGGTGACAGTCGGTTTCTTGCCAATGAAGTGCTACAGGAG AACTATACCCACTTGGCAAAAGCTGATATATTTGCCCTGGCGCTGACAGTGTGGAGCGCAGCGGGAGCAGAGCCCTTTCCTACCAATGGAGACCAGTGGCACGAGATCAGACAGGGCAAGCTGCCCCGGGTGCCACAGTTACTCTCTCAAGAGTTTGTGGACTTAATCAAG CTTATGATTTCACCCGATCCAGAGAAAAGGCCTTCGTCCGTGGCCCTGGTCAAGCATTCCGTTCTCCTATCCGCGTCTCGCAAGAGCGCCGAGCAGCTGCGCATAGAACTCGATGCCGAGAAGTTTAAAAATGCACTTCTGCAGAA GGAACTGAAGAAAGCACAAATAGCCAAAGCAGCGGCAGAGGAACGAGCCCATTTCCCCGACCGGATAGCGACTCGATCCACGACTCAGAACAACCGGACGACCCGCCTCATCGGGAAGAAGATGAACCGATCCGTCAGCCTCACTATATACTGA
- the wee1.S gene encoding wee1-like protein kinase 1-B isoform X1, whose amino-acid sequence MGFPNGFTDEPQKSLLSKARGIGSSALRFRGGTLFREAEKAPKPEFVYSTPQVNINPFTPDSLEIQSSAGLCRGRKRALLNDSCGEDMEGSDCELEDEDIRPAKRIPITESNMKSRYATEFHELEKIGSGEFGSVFKCVKRLDGCIYAIKRSKKPLAGSVDEQNALREVYAHAVLGQHPHVVRYYSAWAEDDHMLIQNEYCNGGSLSDVISENYRTMQYFTEPELKDLLLQVARGLKYIHSMSLVHMDIKPSNIFISRTTLPNTAVEEADDEECGSGKVIYKIGDLGHVTRVSSPQVEEGDSRFLANEVLQENYTHLAKADIFALALTVWSAAGAEPFPTNGDQWHEIRQGKLPRVPQLLSQEFVDLIKLMISPDPEKRPSSVALVKHSVLLSASRKSAEQLRIELDAEKFKNALLQKELKKAQIAKAAAEERAHFPDRIATRSTTQNNRTTRLIGKKMNRSVSLTIY is encoded by the exons ATGGGATTCCCTAATGGTTTCACAGATGAACCACAAAAG AGTTTATTGTCGAAAGCTCGAGGAATCGGCTCGAGCGCATTGAGGTTTCGAGGCGGGACGCTATTCCGAGAAGCGGAGAAGGCTCCAAAGCCAGAGTTTGTGTACAGCACCCCTCAGGTCAACATCAACCCCTTCACCCCGGATTCCTTGGAAATCCAGTCTTCTGCCGGGCTTTGTCGCGGGAGAAAAAGGGCACTTTTAAATGA CTCCTGTGGGGAAGACATGGAAGGCAGCGACTGTGAACTGGAAGATGAAGACATCCGGCCCGCGAAG CGGATCCCAATAACAGAAAGCAACATGAAGTCTCGATACGCAACAGAATTCCATGAACTGGAGAAAATCGGTTCCGGAGAATTCGGCTCTGTGTTTAAATGCGTGAAGAGACTCGATGGCTGCATCTACGCCATAAAGCGATCGAAGAAGCCCCTTGCCGGCTCTGTGGATGA GCAGAATGCTTTGAGAGAGGTGTATGCACACGCTGTATTGGGACAGCACCCCCATGTGGTCCGATACTACTCCGCTTGGGCAGAAGATGACCACATGCTCATTCAGAATGAGTATTGTAATG GCGGGAGCTTGTCTGATGTCATCAGTGAGAATTACAGGACGATGCAATATTTCACGGAGCCAGAATTAAAGGATTTGCTCTTGCAAGTGGCTCGCGGCCTGAAATATATTCACTCCATGTCACTGGTGCACATGGACATAAAGCCGA GTAACATATTCATATCAAGGACGACCCTCCCAAACACGGCAGTCGAAGAAGCGGACGATGAGGAATGTGGCTCCGGAAAAGTAATCTATAAAATAG GTGATCTTGGTCACGTAACAAGAGTCTCCAGTCCCCAAGTGGAAGAAGGTGACAGTCGGTTTCTTGCCAATGAAGTGCTACAGGAG AACTATACCCACTTGGCAAAAGCTGATATATTTGCCCTGGCGCTGACAGTGTGGAGCGCAGCGGGAGCAGAGCCCTTTCCTACCAATGGAGACCAGTGGCACGAGATCAGACAGGGCAAGCTGCCCCGGGTGCCACAGTTACTCTCTCAAGAGTTTGTGGACTTAATCAAG CTTATGATTTCACCCGATCCAGAGAAAAGGCCTTCGTCCGTGGCCCTGGTCAAGCATTCCGTTCTCCTATCCGCGTCTCGCAAGAGCGCCGAGCAGCTGCGCATAGAACTCGATGCCGAGAAGTTTAAAAATGCACTTCTGCAGAA GGAACTGAAGAAAGCACAAATAGCCAAAGCAGCGGCAGAGGAACGAGCCCATTTCCCCGACCGGATAGCGACTCGATCCACGACTCAGAACAACCGGACGACCCGCCTCATCGGGAAGAAGATGAACCGATCCGTCAGCCTCACTATATACTGA